Proteins from one Fragaria vesca subsp. vesca linkage group LG6, FraVesHawaii_1.0, whole genome shotgun sequence genomic window:
- the LOC101304795 gene encoding hypersensitive-induced response protein 1-like has product MGQVISCIRVKQTKVAVKEHFGKFDGILQPGCHYVPWCLGYQVAGELSMRVQQHWITCESMTKDHVSVNVTTSVHFHPSETKVYDAFYKLKNTPLHIQSYVLSAITENVPKLELNAVFEEKIRIENAVHEALTEGMSTYGYEIVKTLVVDIVPSDSVKNALNENAAAKEKLGQITTARPMAVAT; this is encoded by the exons ATGGGTCAAGTAATCAGTTGCATTCGAGTGAAGCAAACAAAGGTTGCAGTGAAGGAACATTTTGGGAAGTTCGATGGCATTCTTCAGCCAGGCTGTCACTATGTTCCTTGGTGTCTTGGATACCAAGTTGCCGGTGAGCTTTCAATGCGCGTCCAACAGCATTGGATTACATGTGAATCCATGACTAAG GATCATGTGTCTGTTAATGTGACTACATCAGTTCACTTTCATCCATCGGAAACAAAGGTGTATGATGCTTTTTATAAGCTTAAGAACACCCCTCTTCATATACAATCCTACGTTTTAAGTG CTATCACTGAAAATGTACCGAAGCTGGAATTGAACGCTGTATTCGAGGAGAAGATTCGCATAGAAAATGCTGTTCATGAGGCACTTACAGAG GGAATGTCTACTTATGGTTATGAGATTGTCAAGACCCTCGTTGTTGATATTGTGCCGAGTGATTCTGTGAAGAATGCATTGAATGAGAATGCAG CTGCAAAGGAAAAGCTTGGACAGATCACCACCGCAAGGCCAATGGCTGTAGCTACATAG